The following are encoded together in the Halomonas halophila genome:
- the uxuA gene encoding mannonate dehydratase has protein sequence MEHTWRWFGPADPITLDEIRQTGATGIVTALHEIPNGEVWPVEAIEERKRMIEAAGLSWSVVESVPVHEDIKKGLPERDAHIAAYQQTLRNLAACGIDTVCYNFMPVLDWTRTDLSWRLPDGGLALRFDQVAFAAFDLYLLARPGAEAEYSDAEKTEARAYFDDLDEAGRARLKDTIIAGLPGAEEHYTLEQFRGVLAEYAEIDAERLREHLGDFLEAIVPVAEEVGVRLAIHPDDPPRPLFGLPRVVSDPEDAQWLLERVPSPANGLTLCTGSYGVSADIDLVGMAERFAQNIYFAHLRSTQREAPDSRSFHEAPHLGGDVDMVGVVRALVAEERRREREGGPRLPLRPDHGHHILDDQHRDTAPGYPLYGRLKGLAELHGVELAVRQLGA, from the coding sequence ATGGAACATACCTGGCGCTGGTTCGGCCCCGCGGACCCCATCACCCTCGACGAGATTCGCCAGACCGGTGCGACCGGCATCGTCACCGCGCTGCACGAGATTCCCAACGGCGAGGTCTGGCCGGTGGAGGCCATTGAAGAGCGCAAGCGAATGATCGAGGCCGCCGGCCTGTCCTGGTCGGTGGTCGAGAGCGTGCCGGTACACGAGGACATCAAGAAGGGGTTGCCGGAGCGTGACGCCCATATCGCCGCCTACCAGCAGACGCTGCGCAATCTGGCGGCCTGTGGCATCGACACCGTCTGCTACAACTTCATGCCGGTGCTCGACTGGACGCGCACCGACCTGAGCTGGCGCCTGCCGGACGGCGGACTGGCGCTGCGCTTCGATCAGGTCGCCTTCGCTGCCTTCGACCTCTACCTGCTGGCGCGCCCCGGCGCCGAGGCCGAGTACTCCGATGCCGAGAAGACCGAGGCGAGGGCGTATTTCGACGACCTCGACGAGGCCGGGCGAGCGCGCCTGAAAGACACCATCATCGCCGGGCTGCCCGGCGCCGAGGAGCACTACACGCTCGAGCAGTTCCGGGGTGTGCTGGCGGAGTATGCCGAGATCGATGCCGAGCGGCTGCGCGAGCATCTGGGCGACTTCCTGGAGGCCATCGTTCCGGTGGCCGAAGAGGTAGGCGTACGCCTGGCGATTCACCCCGACGACCCTCCCCGGCCGCTGTTCGGTCTCCCTCGGGTGGTGTCCGACCCCGAGGACGCCCAGTGGCTGCTCGAGCGGGTGCCGAGTCCGGCCAACGGGCTGACGCTTTGCACCGGCTCCTACGGCGTCAGCGCCGATATCGACCTGGTGGGCATGGCCGAACGCTTCGCGCAGAATATCTACTTCGCTCACCTGCGCTCCACGCAGCGCGAGGCACCGGACTCGCGCTCCTTTCACGAGGCTCCGCACCTGGGCGGGGACGTGGACATGGTCGGCGTGGTCCGGGCGCTCGTCGCCGAGGAGCGTCGTCGCGAACGCGAAGGCGGCCCGCGGCTGCCGCTGCGCCCCGACCATGGCCATCACATCCTCGACGATCAGCACCGCGATACCGCCCCGGGGTACCCGCTCTACGGGCGCCTCAAGGGGCTGGCCGAGCTGCATGGCGTCGAATTGGCGGTGAGGCAGCTTGGGGCGTAA
- a CDS encoding fumarylacetoacetate hydrolase family protein — translation MSDSMTFALPEDADQALLVGRVWRDTPHPGPALVVVRDGRVVDISARVACMADLLERDNAAELVATAEGEDLGPVEELLARSLAEAPEAPYLLAPCDVQAIKACGVTFAVSLMERVIEEQAGGDPARAGELREELKQVIGGDLSKIVPGSEAAMALKAELQARGAWSQYMEVGIGPDAEVFTKAQPLSAVGFGRGVGLHPASEWNNPEPEIVLAVDAAGRPRGATLGNDVNLRDVEGRSALLLGKAKDNNASCAIGPFIRLFDERFTLDTVRRARVSLRIEGADDAFVLEDSSDMRQISRDPLDLVGQTLGAHHQYPDGFMLFLGTMFSPIQDRDGEGQGFTHHLGDVVTIATPSLGALVNRVDRSDRLPPWTYGIRQWMADMAKHR, via the coding sequence ATGTCCGATAGCATGACCTTCGCCCTGCCCGAGGATGCCGACCAGGCGCTGCTGGTCGGCCGGGTCTGGCGCGATACGCCCCATCCGGGCCCGGCCCTGGTCGTCGTCCGCGACGGCCGGGTGGTCGACATCAGCGCGCGCGTCGCCTGCATGGCCGACCTGCTCGAGCGCGACAACGCGGCCGAGCTGGTGGCCACGGCCGAGGGCGAGGACCTCGGCCCGGTCGAGGAACTGCTCGCGCGCTCCCTGGCGGAGGCGCCCGAGGCGCCCTACCTGCTCGCGCCCTGCGACGTCCAGGCGATCAAGGCCTGCGGCGTGACCTTCGCGGTCAGCCTGATGGAGCGGGTGATCGAGGAGCAGGCCGGCGGCGATCCGGCCCGGGCCGGCGAGCTGCGCGAGGAGCTGAAACAGGTGATCGGCGGCGATCTGTCGAAGATCGTGCCCGGCTCCGAGGCGGCCATGGCGCTCAAGGCCGAACTCCAGGCCCGCGGCGCCTGGTCCCAGTACATGGAGGTCGGCATCGGGCCGGACGCCGAGGTCTTCACCAAGGCGCAGCCGCTGTCGGCGGTGGGCTTCGGCCGCGGCGTAGGCCTGCATCCGGCCTCCGAGTGGAACAACCCGGAGCCGGAGATCGTGCTGGCGGTGGACGCCGCCGGCCGGCCCCGTGGCGCCACCCTCGGCAACGACGTCAACCTGCGCGACGTGGAAGGGCGCAGCGCCCTGCTGCTGGGCAAGGCCAAGGACAACAACGCCTCCTGCGCCATCGGCCCCTTCATTCGCCTGTTCGACGAGCGCTTCACCCTGGACACGGTGCGCCGGGCCCGGGTGTCGCTGCGCATCGAGGGCGCCGACGACGCCTTCGTGCTGGAGGACTCCAGCGACATGCGCCAGATCAGCCGCGATCCGCTCGACCTGGTGGGCCAGACCCTCGGCGCGCATCACCAGTATCCGGACGGCTTCATGCTGTTCCTGGGCACCATGTTCTCGCCGATCCAGGACCGCGACGGCGAAGGCCAGGGCTTCACCCACCACCTGGGCGACGTGGTGACCATCGCCACGCCGTCGCTGGGCGCGCTGGTCAATCGCGTCGATCGCTCGGACCGGCTGCCGCCCTGGACCTACGGCATCCGCCAGTGGATGGCGGATATGGCGAAGCATCGATAA
- a CDS encoding aldehyde dehydrogenase (NADP(+)), producing MTLEGKQLIGQQAVLSDGKAIQAVDPATGETLSPVYPGGGQAEVARACELAWAAFDTYRETGLEARAAFLETVADEIEAIGDELITRAMAESGLPRARLEGERGRTCGQLRLFAKVVRAGEWLDVRLDPALPERAPMPRVDLRQRHIALGPVAVFGASNFPLAFSVAGGDTASALAAGCPVVVKAHSAHPGTSELVGRAVQRAVAKCELPEGVFSLLYGSGREVGQALVRDARIKAVGFTGSRGGGTALMQAAQERPEPIPVYAEMSSINPVFLLPEALQARGQALGEAFVGSLNMGAGQFCTNPGLVIAVKGEALDAFVASAAEAVKGSAAQTMLTPGIHDAYVQGVDGLVASSKAREIARGNAGDGPNACQTGLFVASAEDFMSDEALQAEVFGATSLVVECADLDEVKRVAESLEGQLTATLQMDDADLDAARALLPTLERRAGRVMANGWPTGVEVCHAMVHGGPYPATSDARTTSVGSAAIHRFLRPVCYQNLPQGLLPEAIKDGNPAGVSRLVDGQREA from the coding sequence ATGACACTGGAAGGCAAGCAACTGATCGGCCAGCAGGCCGTGCTCAGCGACGGCAAGGCGATCCAGGCCGTCGATCCCGCCACCGGCGAGACCCTGTCCCCGGTCTATCCCGGGGGTGGCCAGGCCGAGGTCGCGCGCGCCTGCGAGCTGGCCTGGGCCGCTTTTGATACCTACCGCGAGACCGGCCTCGAAGCCCGCGCCGCGTTCCTCGAGACCGTGGCCGACGAGATCGAGGCCATCGGCGATGAGCTGATCACTCGCGCCATGGCCGAGTCCGGCCTGCCGCGGGCCCGCCTGGAAGGCGAGCGCGGCCGCACCTGCGGCCAGCTGCGCCTGTTCGCCAAGGTCGTGCGCGCCGGCGAGTGGCTCGACGTGCGCCTGGATCCGGCCCTGCCCGAGCGTGCGCCGATGCCGCGGGTCGACCTGCGCCAGCGCCACATCGCCCTGGGCCCGGTGGCCGTGTTCGGCGCCTCCAACTTCCCGCTGGCGTTCTCCGTGGCCGGCGGCGACACCGCCTCGGCGCTGGCCGCCGGCTGCCCGGTGGTGGTCAAGGCCCACTCCGCCCACCCCGGCACCTCCGAGCTGGTCGGCCGCGCCGTGCAGCGCGCCGTGGCCAAATGCGAGCTGCCCGAGGGCGTGTTCTCGCTGCTCTACGGCTCCGGCCGCGAGGTCGGCCAGGCGCTGGTGCGCGACGCGCGCATCAAGGCCGTGGGCTTCACCGGCTCCCGCGGCGGCGGCACCGCGCTGATGCAGGCCGCCCAGGAGCGCCCCGAGCCGATCCCGGTCTACGCCGAGATGAGCTCCATCAACCCGGTGTTCCTGCTGCCGGAAGCGCTCCAGGCGCGTGGCCAGGCGCTGGGCGAGGCCTTCGTCGGCTCGCTGAACATGGGCGCCGGCCAGTTCTGCACCAATCCCGGCCTGGTGATCGCCGTCAAGGGCGAGGCGCTGGATGCCTTCGTGGCGTCCGCCGCCGAGGCGGTGAAGGGCTCCGCGGCCCAGACCATGCTGACCCCGGGCATCCATGACGCCTACGTGCAGGGCGTCGACGGCCTGGTCGCCAGCAGCAAGGCCCGCGAGATCGCCCGCGGCAACGCCGGCGACGGCCCCAACGCCTGCCAGACCGGGCTGTTCGTGGCCTCCGCCGAGGACTTCATGAGCGACGAGGCGCTGCAGGCCGAGGTCTTCGGTGCTACCTCGCTGGTGGTCGAGTGCGCCGACCTCGACGAGGTCAAACGCGTGGCCGAGTCCCTGGAAGGCCAGCTCACCGCCACCCTGCAGATGGACGACGCCGACCTGGACGCCGCCCGCGCGCTGCTGCCGACCCTCGAGCGTCGCGCCGGCCGGGTGATGGCCAACGGCTGGCCCACCGGCGTCGAGGTGTGCCACGCCATGGTCCACGGCGGCCCGTACCCGGCCACCTCCGACGCGCGCACCACCTCGGTGGGCAGCGCGGCGATCCATCGCTTCCTGCGCCCGGTGTGCTACCAGAACCTGCCCCAGGGCCTGCTGCCCGAGGCCATCAAGGACGGCAACCCGGCCGGCGTCAGCCGCCTGGTCGACGGCCAGCGCGAGGCCTGA
- a CDS encoding ROK family transcriptional regulator: MTITSNQHQAGDLHFLKRLNRSAILEMVRRNPGMTRADIATRAQLTKATVGGGVQTLLKQGWLVEGDLLKSSGGRPGRALHLNEHRHVLLGAEVSVHGLQVVACTLSGTTIHQRHVRMEPTAPETAAQALADLIREVIDHPELNDRQCLGLGVALPGPIAPDRPLLRLAPNLGWRDVRFLDLLRESLPGIAGLWLLDNEAKAAAFGELYFRTDKTPESLLYVSAGTGIGSGIVGGGHWPAVTRGIHGLAGEIGHTVLQPGGLYCHCGNRGCAETLVSGWALRAALGVGEEEDLVTNLLGRLEAPEVDLAIRRAGEALGTLLLNLYHTLDPAEIVLGGSLTRLGPPLLTPALDYFTANQNRLLGATQRLPLRIIEDSTFTAARGAAAEVLANTIHGPA; this comes from the coding sequence ATGACCATCACCTCCAATCAGCATCAGGCAGGGGACCTTCATTTCCTGAAGCGACTCAACCGCAGCGCCATTCTCGAAATGGTGCGCCGCAACCCCGGCATGACGCGGGCCGACATCGCCACGCGGGCACAGCTTACCAAGGCGACCGTGGGGGGCGGCGTTCAGACGCTGCTGAAGCAGGGATGGCTAGTCGAAGGAGATCTGCTCAAGAGCAGCGGGGGACGACCGGGGCGGGCCTTGCACCTCAATGAACACCGCCATGTACTGCTGGGCGCCGAGGTCAGTGTCCACGGCCTGCAGGTGGTCGCCTGCACCCTGTCCGGCACGACGATCCACCAGCGCCATGTGCGCATGGAGCCGACCGCTCCCGAGACCGCCGCCCAGGCCCTCGCGGATCTGATCCGCGAGGTGATCGACCATCCCGAGCTCAACGACCGCCAGTGCCTGGGGCTCGGCGTCGCGCTCCCTGGCCCCATCGCCCCCGACCGCCCCCTCCTGCGCCTGGCGCCCAATCTTGGCTGGCGTGACGTACGGTTCCTCGACCTCCTGCGCGAATCGCTGCCGGGCATCGCCGGCCTATGGCTATTGGACAACGAGGCCAAGGCGGCCGCCTTCGGCGAACTGTATTTCCGCACCGACAAGACACCGGAATCCCTCCTGTACGTCAGTGCCGGCACCGGGATCGGCAGCGGCATCGTCGGTGGCGGCCACTGGCCGGCGGTCACTCGCGGTATCCACGGCCTGGCCGGAGAAATCGGACATACTGTGCTGCAACCCGGCGGGCTCTACTGCCACTGCGGCAATCGCGGCTGCGCCGAGACACTCGTCAGCGGCTGGGCGCTTCGGGCCGCCCTGGGCGTCGGCGAGGAAGAGGACCTGGTCACCAACCTGCTGGGGCGGCTGGAAGCGCCGGAGGTCGACCTGGCAATCCGGCGCGCCGGCGAAGCCCTGGGCACCCTGCTGCTCAACCTGTATCACACCCTCGACCCCGCCGAGATCGTCCTGGGTGGCTCCCTGACACGGCTCGGCCCCCCCCTTCTGACACCGGCCCTGGACTACTTCACGGCCAATCAGAACCGACTACTCGGCGCGACACAGCGGCTCCCGCTGCGCATCATCGAAGACAGCACCTTCACCGCCGCACGCGGTGCCGCCGCCGAAGTGCTGGCCAACACCATCCACGGCCCCGCCTGA
- a CDS encoding SDR family NAD(P)-dependent oxidoreductase — MNSAIYPSLTDKRVVITGGGSGIGAALVEAFVNQQSEVHFIDVVEDESRALVDRLGGKPVFHHCDLTDLEALSKVFQRIGTVDVLVNNAANDDRHTLGDITPSYWDERIAVNLRHVMFAIQAAAPGMKTRGGGSVINLGSISWHLGQESLAIYETAKAGIEGMTRAMAQELGGDNIRVNCVVPGNVKTPRQSRWYSPEDEQQIVAEQKLKVRIHPHHIASMVLFLASDDGAACTAHNYWVDAGWC, encoded by the coding sequence ATGAATTCGGCTATCTATCCCAGCCTCACCGACAAGCGCGTGGTGATCACCGGTGGCGGCTCCGGCATCGGAGCGGCACTGGTCGAGGCCTTCGTCAATCAGCAGAGCGAAGTGCACTTCATCGACGTGGTCGAGGACGAGTCGCGCGCGCTGGTGGACCGGCTGGGCGGCAAGCCGGTCTTTCACCACTGTGACCTGACCGATCTCGAGGCACTGTCGAAGGTATTCCAGCGGATCGGGACCGTCGACGTCCTGGTCAACAACGCGGCCAACGATGACCGCCATACCCTGGGCGACATCACGCCGAGCTACTGGGACGAACGGATCGCAGTGAACCTGCGCCACGTGATGTTCGCCATCCAGGCCGCGGCGCCGGGTATGAAAACGCGCGGTGGCGGCTCGGTGATCAACCTCGGCTCGATCAGTTGGCATCTCGGCCAGGAGAGTCTGGCGATCTACGAAACCGCCAAGGCGGGTATCGAGGGCATGACGCGTGCGATGGCCCAGGAACTGGGGGGAGACAACATCCGCGTCAACTGTGTGGTTCCCGGCAACGTCAAGACGCCGCGTCAGTCGCGTTGGTACAGCCCCGAGGACGAGCAGCAGATCGTCGCGGAGCAGAAGCTCAAGGTTCGGATCCATCCCCATCATATCGCCAGCATGGTGCTGTTCCTGGCCTCCGATGACGGCGCTGCTTGCACCGCGCACAACTACTGGGTGGATGCCGGGTGGTGTTGA
- a CDS encoding sugar porter family MFS transporter, which produces MPQDRSPQRTAYIFIICCVAAIGGFLFGFDSGVINGTVDGLQESFDSNSVGTGFNVASMLLGCAVGAFFAGRLADRYGRRTLLIVSATFFLVSAWGSGVADGSLEFVIYRVLGGMAVGAASVMTPAYISEVAPSRYRGRLATIQQVAIIGGLFVSFLSNYFLSGIAGSSVSELWLGQAAWRWMFWMELLPAGVFLVALMFIPESPRYLVSVGKTARAERVLGLVSASDRVATKLSNIEASLERDRKPSLRDVLDPVSGKVRSLMWVGVGLAVFQQLVGINVVFYYGAVLWQSVGFSESDALLINVISGAVSIGACLVAIALIDKIGRKPLLWGGSVGMALTLSMMAYAFASADMVDGGLEMSDHMGTMALLSANAYVLFFNVSWGPVMWVMLGEMFPNQMRGSGLAISGLCQWTANFGITMTFPILLATIGLAGAYGFYALCAALSILFVVKFVRETNGKELEEMAYE; this is translated from the coding sequence ATGCCTCAAGACAGGTCTCCGCAACGTACCGCTTACATCTTCATCATCTGCTGCGTGGCCGCCATCGGCGGCTTCCTGTTCGGCTTCGACAGCGGTGTCATCAATGGCACCGTCGACGGCCTCCAGGAATCCTTCGACTCGAACAGCGTCGGCACCGGCTTCAATGTCGCCTCGATGCTGCTGGGCTGTGCCGTAGGCGCCTTCTTTGCCGGCCGGCTGGCGGACCGATATGGCCGTCGCACCCTGCTGATCGTCTCGGCGACCTTCTTCCTGGTGAGTGCCTGGGGATCGGGCGTTGCCGACGGCTCCCTGGAGTTCGTCATCTATCGTGTGCTTGGCGGCATGGCCGTCGGTGCGGCCAGCGTCATGACGCCGGCCTATATCAGTGAGGTGGCTCCCTCCCGCTATCGCGGCCGTCTGGCGACGATCCAGCAGGTGGCGATCATCGGCGGTCTGTTCGTCTCCTTCCTGAGCAACTATTTCCTGTCCGGCATCGCGGGCTCCTCCGTGTCCGAATTGTGGCTGGGGCAGGCGGCCTGGCGCTGGATGTTCTGGATGGAGTTGCTGCCGGCCGGGGTCTTCCTGGTGGCCCTGATGTTCATCCCCGAGAGCCCGCGTTACCTGGTGAGCGTGGGCAAGACGGCGCGCGCCGAGCGGGTGCTGGGCCTAGTGTCCGCCAGTGATCGGGTCGCCACCAAGCTGTCCAATATCGAGGCCTCGCTGGAGCGCGATCGCAAGCCGAGCCTGCGTGACGTGCTCGACCCCGTCAGCGGCAAGGTACGCAGCCTCATGTGGGTCGGCGTCGGGCTGGCGGTCTTCCAGCAGCTGGTCGGTATCAATGTGGTGTTCTATTACGGCGCCGTGCTGTGGCAGTCGGTCGGCTTCTCGGAAAGCGATGCCCTGCTGATCAACGTGATCAGCGGCGCGGTCAGCATCGGAGCCTGCCTGGTGGCGATTGCCCTGATCGACAAGATCGGCCGCAAGCCGCTGCTGTGGGGTGGCTCGGTCGGTATGGCCCTGACGCTGTCGATGATGGCGTATGCCTTCGCCAGTGCCGACATGGTCGACGGTGGTCTCGAGATGTCGGATCACATGGGCACGATGGCGCTGCTGTCTGCCAATGCCTATGTGCTGTTCTTCAACGTCTCCTGGGGGCCGGTCATGTGGGTCATGCTGGGCGAGATGTTCCCCAACCAGATGCGCGGTTCCGGCCTCGCCATCTCGGGGCTCTGCCAGTGGACCGCGAACTTCGGTATCACGATGACCTTCCCGATTCTCCTGGCGACCATCGGCCTGGCTGGCGCCTATGGCTTCTATGCGCTGTGTGCGGCGCTGTCCATCCTGTTCGTGGTGAAGTTCGTCAGGGAGACCAATGGCAAGGAGCTGGAGGAGATGGCATACGAATAA
- a CDS encoding IlvD/Edd family dehydratase — protein sequence MNDLNHKITPDRLRSRDWFDNPDHPGTTALCLERYMNQGITLEELTSARPIIGICQSGSDLTPCNRHHIELVKRVKDGIRAAGGVPFEFPLHPIHENVRRPTAALDRNLAYLGLVEVLHGYPLDGVVLTTGCDKTTPASLMAAATVNIPAIVLSGGPMLNGWRGAERVGSGTVVWEMRKRLAAGDIDYPEFLSRIADSAPSVGHCNTMGTASTMNSLAEALGMSLPGSAMIPGPYKERGAVAYQTGERIVDMVWDDLRPSDILTREAFENAVVTCSALGGSSNAPIHINAIARHAGVAFDNDDWQRLGHEVPLLANVMPAGAYLGEEFHRAGGVPAVMFELLEAGRLHGEVATVNGRTLAENLAGRETADDEVIRRYANPLVEYAGFLNLKGNLFDSALMKTSVIAADFRERFLSDPEDPNAFEGRVVVFDGSEDYHARIDDPALEIDARTILVMRGAGPVGHPGGAEVVNMQPPEALIRAGIESLPCLGDGRQSGTSGSPSILNASPEAATGGPLALLESGDRLRVDLGRCEVTLRVDDAELAARRERLEADGGYRYPGHQTPWQEIQRSMVEPLDRGMTLAPATKYRDVARLSPPRDNH from the coding sequence ATGAACGACCTTAATCACAAGATCACTCCCGACCGGCTGCGCTCGCGCGACTGGTTCGACAACCCGGATCATCCCGGCACCACCGCGCTGTGCCTGGAGCGCTACATGAACCAGGGCATCACCCTGGAGGAGCTGACCAGCGCCCGGCCGATCATCGGCATCTGCCAGTCGGGATCGGACCTCACGCCCTGCAACCGCCACCACATCGAGCTGGTGAAACGGGTCAAGGACGGCATTCGCGCCGCCGGCGGGGTGCCCTTCGAGTTCCCGCTGCATCCGATCCACGAGAACGTGCGCCGCCCCACCGCGGCGCTGGATCGCAACCTGGCCTATCTGGGCCTGGTCGAGGTGCTGCACGGCTATCCGCTGGACGGCGTGGTGCTGACCACCGGCTGCGACAAGACCACGCCGGCCAGCCTGATGGCCGCGGCCACGGTCAACATCCCGGCCATCGTGCTGTCCGGCGGGCCGATGCTCAACGGCTGGCGCGGGGCCGAGCGCGTCGGCTCCGGCACCGTGGTGTGGGAGATGCGCAAGCGTCTGGCCGCCGGCGACATCGACTACCCCGAGTTCCTGTCGCGGATCGCCGATTCGGCGCCCTCGGTGGGCCACTGCAACACCATGGGCACCGCCTCGACCATGAACTCGCTGGCCGAGGCACTGGGCATGAGCCTGCCCGGCTCGGCGATGATCCCCGGGCCCTACAAGGAGCGCGGCGCGGTGGCCTACCAGACCGGCGAGCGCATCGTCGACATGGTGTGGGACGACCTGCGGCCGAGCGACATCCTGACCCGCGAGGCGTTCGAGAACGCCGTGGTCACCTGCTCGGCGCTGGGCGGCTCGTCCAACGCGCCGATCCACATCAACGCCATCGCCCGCCATGCCGGCGTCGCGTTCGACAACGACGACTGGCAGCGGCTGGGCCACGAGGTGCCGCTGCTGGCCAACGTGATGCCGGCCGGGGCCTATCTCGGCGAGGAGTTCCATCGCGCCGGCGGCGTGCCGGCGGTGATGTTTGAGCTGCTCGAGGCCGGGCGACTCCACGGCGAGGTGGCGACCGTCAACGGCCGCACCCTGGCCGAGAACCTGGCCGGCCGCGAGACCGCCGACGACGAGGTGATCCGCCGCTACGCCAACCCGCTGGTCGAGTACGCCGGCTTCCTCAACCTCAAGGGCAACCTGTTCGATTCGGCGCTGATGAAGACCAGCGTGATCGCCGCGGACTTCCGTGAGCGCTTCCTCAGCGACCCCGAGGACCCCAACGCCTTCGAGGGCAGGGTGGTGGTGTTCGACGGCTCCGAGGACTATCACGCCCGCATCGACGACCCCGCGCTGGAGATCGACGCGCGCACCATCCTGGTGATGCGTGGCGCCGGCCCGGTGGGCCATCCCGGCGGCGCCGAGGTGGTCAACATGCAGCCGCCCGAAGCCCTCATTCGTGCGGGGATCGAATCCCTGCCGTGCCTGGGCGACGGCCGCCAGTCCGGCACCTCGGGTTCGCCGTCGATCCTCAATGCCTCGCCGGAGGCCGCCACCGGCGGGCCGCTGGCGCTGCTCGAGAGCGGCGACCGGCTGCGCGTGGACCTGGGCCGCTGCGAGGTGACGCTGAGGGTCGACGACGCCGAGCTGGCCGCGCGCCGCGAGCGCCTGGAGGCCGACGGCGGCTATCGCTACCCGGGCCACCAGACGCCCTGGCAGGAGATTCAGCGCTCGATGGTCGAGCCGCTGGACCGCGGCATGACCCTGGCGCCGGCGACGAAGTATCGCGACGTGGCCCGGCTCAGCCCGCCGCGGGACAATCACTGA
- a CDS encoding SMP-30/gluconolactonase/LRE family protein yields the protein MTESDIRVALDLDMSLGESPLWSVRHQTLYWVDINRGHLYAWQPQSGDAPTVVELGEKVGCIALHRDGLLAAKASGIDRLTLPLGGRHERLVDNPEWQARGNRFNDGRCDASGRFWVGTIDADETHATAALYHLEDGALHLRRSGIGIANGLAFSPDRRWLYHTDSLTRCIQRYPFDVESGDMGSPEIWVDLEAHGLPGVPDGAAVDSDGNYWSALYGGGRIVCFSPQGQLLASHALPCLHPTMVAFGGADLRTLYITTATQHLDDEARKRWPLAGSLFSMTVPTPGQPEPECASSAPLADAT from the coding sequence GTGACGGAATCGGATATCCGGGTCGCGCTCGATCTGGACATGAGCCTGGGGGAGAGCCCGCTCTGGTCGGTACGGCACCAGACGCTGTACTGGGTGGACATCAATCGCGGCCACCTCTACGCCTGGCAGCCGCAGAGCGGCGACGCGCCGACCGTGGTGGAACTGGGCGAGAAGGTGGGGTGCATCGCCCTGCATCGGGACGGGCTGCTGGCGGCGAAGGCCTCCGGCATCGACCGGCTGACGCTGCCCCTGGGCGGCCGGCACGAGCGGCTGGTCGACAACCCCGAGTGGCAGGCACGCGGCAATCGCTTCAACGACGGCCGCTGCGATGCCTCCGGACGCTTCTGGGTGGGCACCATCGACGCCGACGAGACGCATGCAACGGCGGCGCTCTATCACCTGGAAGACGGGGCGCTGCATCTACGCCGCTCCGGCATCGGTATCGCCAATGGCCTGGCCTTCAGCCCGGATCGACGCTGGCTCTATCACACCGATTCGCTGACGCGGTGTATCCAGCGCTATCCCTTCGACGTCGAGAGCGGCGACATGGGCTCGCCCGAGATCTGGGTGGACCTGGAAGCGCACGGGCTGCCCGGGGTGCCCGACGGAGCCGCGGTCGACAGCGACGGCAACTACTGGAGCGCGCTCTACGGCGGCGGGCGCATCGTCTGCTTCTCGCCGCAGGGTCAGCTGCTCGCCAGCCACGCGCTGCCCTGCCTGCACCCGACCATGGTGGCCTTCGGGGGGGCGGATCTGCGCACGCTGTATATCACGACCGCGACCCAGCATCTCGATGACGAGGCGCGCAAGCGCTGGCCCCTGGCGGGCAGCCTCTTCAGCATGACGGTGCCCACCCCGGGGCAGCCCGAACCGGAGTGCGCCTCGAGCGCGCCACTCGCCGACGCGACCTGA
- a CDS encoding HAD family hydrolase, whose translation MPQPLCLLFDSDGTLVDSEILLAEVMAEILPRHGLPFTARQYMDEFRGVRFLSIVQALEAHHGSLDEARRRSAEDEMRARMEARMRAELAAIDGMPAALEALAEHPRAVVSNGPERKIRCAMESSGLGHHFGDRLFSAYTLGVWKPDPTLYLKAAEAMGHPPERCVVIDDAAVGVAAGLDAGMRVVHLNRFPEEETTPEGAVAIGHASELPVAIVALAAEVTPAP comes from the coding sequence ATGCCCCAGCCCCTCTGCCTGCTCTTCGATTCCGACGGCACCCTGGTCGACAGCGAGATCCTGCTGGCCGAGGTGATGGCCGAGATCCTGCCGCGCCACGGCCTGCCCTTCACCGCCCGCCAGTACATGGACGAGTTTCGCGGCGTGCGCTTCCTGTCCATCGTGCAGGCACTGGAAGCCCACCACGGCAGCCTCGACGAGGCGCGCCGCCGGTCGGCGGAAGACGAGATGCGGGCACGGATGGAAGCGCGGATGCGCGCGGAGCTGGCCGCGATCGACGGCATGCCGGCGGCCCTGGAGGCCCTCGCCGAGCATCCCCGTGCGGTGGTCTCCAACGGCCCGGAGCGCAAGATCCGCTGCGCCATGGAAAGCTCCGGGCTCGGCCACCACTTCGGCGACCGGCTGTTCAGCGCCTATACCCTGGGCGTGTGGAAGCCCGACCCGACGCTCTATCTCAAGGCCGCCGAAGCCATGGGTCATCCACCCGAGCGCTGCGTGGTGATCGACGATGCCGCGGTAGGCGTGGCGGCCGGCCTCGATGCCGGCATGCGGGTGGTGCACCTGAACCGCTTCCCCGAGGAGGAGACGACGCCCGAGGGCGCCGTTGCCATCGGCCACGCCAGCGAGCTGCCGGTGGCGATCGTCGCCCTGGCGGCGGAGGTGACGCCGGCTCCCTGA